The DNA sequence ACAATAACCTGAAAGTGGCTTCCATCGCCGGAAACATGCACTTCCTGTAGCGCCAACGCTTGCATCAGCACCGCTTTAATTTCGTTGTTTTCCATGTTCTCGATTCTACGTCAGGGGGATGATAAACAGGGTAGTATCTTAGATGAATCCGTCGCTATCTTAAACAAAAGAAATCCCCTCGGCGGCAATCGCAACAAGGGGACGTGGCAGGGTAAAAAACCGCCTTTTACTCAGCCAACTGGATGGGAATGATTTCACTCAGGTTATACAACTGCACCAAAGTACGTAAGCGGTCACTCACTCCAGTAATAACCAGCGTACTTCCCCGCTGTTTCTGCTGATGATAACAATGAACCAACAGCGCCAGCCCGGCAGAATCCACATGCTCCACGCGGCTGACATCCAGCGTCTGGCAACCATCGAGCAACGTCGCACGCTGCTGCCATAACGGCATCAGCGTGTGTCTATCAAGCGCACCCTCAAGAATGAGAATCGAGTTCTCCTGCCGCACGCCTAGCGTATCAGCCATTAGACTGACCCTGGGTGATAGACTGCGACGCCGCTGCCTGTAACTGCTGGGTCAGACCATCAACCCCCTTCTGGCGCAGCGTTGAGGCCCACTCGTTTTGTTTGGTGGTAATCATGCTCACCCCCTCGGCAATCATGTCGTAAGCCTGCCAGTAACCGGTTTTGGTATTTTTACGCCACTGAAAATCAAGACGAATCGGCGGGCGACCACCGTTATCGATAATGGTCACGCGAATAGAGACAATTTCTGCATTACCTAACGGCTGCTCGGGCGCAATCTCATAAGACTGTCCATGGTATGAGGCCAGCGCCTGACCATAAGCCTGTTCCAGATAGGATTCAAACGCCGTGAAATACGCATCACGCTGCTCGGGCGTTGCGTTTTTATAATACTGCCCCAGTACCAGCGCACCGGCATATTTTACCTGCACGTAAGGGAGCAATTCATCACGCACAATCGCGCGGAGCATATTGGGGTCTTGCTTGATACGCGCCTGCTCATTTTTAAGCCTGTCGAATGTCTTTTGCGCCGCATCGCGCATCAGGCTATAGGGGTTCGTTTGATCGGCGGCGTTCACCAAAGGGGCGATGATGAACAGCGCCACCATGAATAAGCGTTTTAACATGCTGTGTCCTCTCAAGGCTGTTGCGTCACAGGTTTTGCACTGGCGTCGGGTTTAGCTACGTCACCCGCTTGCTGATTAGCGTTATTTTGATTCGCGCTATTTTGAGCGGCATTGTCAGTATTGTTACCACCGCTCTTATATAGGAATTGGCCGATAAGATCCTCAAGCACCATGGCGGACTTGGTATCCTGGACAGTCCCGCCATCTTGCAAAATACCGGTGCCCATATCAGCATCTTCAAAGCCAATATTTAACGCCAGATATTGCTCCCCCAATAAACCCGACGTTCTCACCGCCAGCGAGCTGGTATCGGGAATATGGTTATAACGCTGGTCAATATCCATCGCCACACGCGGTAAATAGGTTTTGGTATCGAGCGAAATTGACGCCACCCGGCCAATTACCACACCGCCAATTTTCACCGGTGAACGCGCCTTGAGCCCGCCGATGTTGTCGAACGTCGCGTACAAACGATAAGTCTGCTGCTGCCCTAATGATTTCAGGTCAGCGACTTTCAGACATAAAAAGACTATGGCGAATAACGCAATCAGCATAAATACGCCAACCCAGACTTCATGTTTCTTTGTTTGCATCGACTTATTTCCCAAACATCAGTGCTGTAAGCACAAAATCTAACCCCAGTACCGCCAGCGATGAATGCACCACGGTGCGAGTCGTCGCACGGCTGATGCCTTCTGACGTCGGAACGGCGTCATAACCATTAAACAGCGCAATCCAGGTGGCCGTTATTGCAAACACCAGGCTTTTGATAACGCAGTTAAGTAAATCTTTCTGCCACTCCACTGCGCTTTGCATGGCCGACCAGAAAAAGCCTCCGTCAATCCCTTTCCAGTCAACCCCGACCAGCGCGCCGCCCCAGATCCCCACGGCAACAAAAATGACCGTCAGCAGCGGCATAGAAATCACCCCAGCCCAAAAACGCGGCGCAACAACGCGGCGCAACGGGTCTACCGCCATCATTTCCATACTCGATAGCTGCTCGGTCGCTTTCATTAGCCCTATCTCTGCCGTCAGTGCCGACCCGGCGCGCCCGGCGAATAACAAGGCGGTGACAACCGGGCCAAGCTCACGCAACAGCGATAACGCCACCATCATGCCAAGGCTGGCTTCGGCACTGTAGGTCGTCAGAACCAGATAGCCCTGCAACCCAAGCACCATTCCGATAAACACGCCGGAGACAATAATAATTAACAGCGACTGCACCCCGACGCTGTAAAGCTGCTTACGCAACAACGGCCACTGGCGGGCGGGCTCAGGCTTACCGACCAGCGCATTAAACAGCATCAGTCCGGCACGACCAAATGCGGCACAGACCTGGATACCGCGACGTCCCAAAGACGCCAATGTCTGTACTAGCATGAATTACTTACTCCCCTGACCTAACAAGCCTTGTTGGTAATCACCCGCCGGATAGCGGAACGGCACCGGCCCATCCGCGATCCCATCCAGAAACTGCCTGACGCGCGGGTCGCTGTTACGTTCCAGTTCGGCCGGTTCCCCTTGAGCGATAATTTTTTTATCCGCAATGATGTAGGCATAATCGGCAATACTCAGCACCTCGGGCACATCATGGGACACCACCACACAGGTTACGCCCAGCGCATGATTTAGCTCGGCAATCAGTTTCACCAACACACCCATGGTGATCGGGTCCTGGCCGACGAATGGCTCGTCAAACATGATTAACTGCGGCTCAAGCGCGATAGCGCGGGCCAACGCCACACGCCTCGCCATCCCACCGGATAACTCGGACGGCATTAACTGCGCTGCGCCTCTGAGCCCCACCGCTTCGAGCTTCATCATGACCGTACTATGTAATAACGGCTCCGGCAGCTGTGTATGTTCACGTAGCGGCCAGGCCACATTGTCAAAGACGTTCAGGTCGGTAAACAGCGCGCCGGACTGAAACAACATGCTCATTTTTTTACGGACTTCATAAAGCCGGGCACGCGAGAGTGTCGGTATATTGTCACCATCAAACCAAATCTCTCCGCTATCAGGTTGCAGTTGGCCGCCAATCAGCCGCAACAGCGTGGTTTTACCGATACCAGAAGGCCCCATGATGGCGGTAATTTTTCGCGTTGGCACAGTAAGAGAAATATCCGAAAAAATCGCTCTGTCGCCCCGCTGAAAACTCAGGCCGCGAATTTCTATCAGATTTTCGTGGTTCATGGTCTTTTCCTTCTACAACCGCCAGTGACGGCCACCAGCGTTCATCGTTAGCGACAATGATCGGAGGTGAGCCCGCATTTCGCGGTGCTTAATGTTACAGAATCCGCGCCGCAGGTCGTGACCAAAGTTGCCATTGGTTTTACTTTTTCGCCCTACGCAGTCAGAATTAGCGCCAACGAGGGGAAATGGCGGTTTTTGTTTGCTATTCGTCCAAAAAGACTGGTTTGTTCGCCAATAAACCGGTGATTATACCTGAATAAAGGACGCTGCATGCTTTTTGCGACAGTGCTGTTAGTCATTGGTTTAGTGTTATTGGTTTATGGCGCCGACCGTTTGGTCTATGGCGCAGCGGTGCTGGCCCGCTCATTTGGCGTTCCCCCCATGATAATCGGTATGACCATTGTGAGCATGGGCACATCGTTACCGGAATTGATGGTATCGACCACCGCCGCACTGAATCATCAAACCGATATGGCGGTTGGCAACGTGCTGGGCTCGAACATCGCCAATATTCTGCTTATCCTCGGCAGCGCGGTGTTGATTAGGCCGTTAACGTTACACTCCTCGCTGTTACGCCAGGAATTACCGCCGATGCTACTCGTCACCGTACTGTGCGGCCTTGTCTTGCATGATCATTTTCTCAGCCGCCTGGATGGTCTCCTGCTGCTGCTGGCTGCAACAGGCTGCCTTTTGTTGATGCTGCGCATGGCGCGCCTTGCCCAACGTCAGGGGGAAGATAGCCTGACACGGGAGCAACTGGCTGAATTACCACGCGAAAATAATGCGACGGTGGCACTGTTATGGCTAATGCTTGGCTTAATCATTCTGCCTATGTCTGCACGCATTGTGATAGATAACGCAACCGTCATCGCGAATTACTTTAATATCAGCGAGCTGACTATCGGGCTGACGGTGCTCGCCATCGGCACCAGCCTGCCCGAACTAGCGACGGCGATTGTCGGCACGCTGAAAAAAGAAGACGACATTGCGCTGGGTAATTTAATTGGCTCGAATATTTTTAACATCGGAATCGTGTTGGGAGTACCCGCGCTGCTCTCTCCCGGTGCCGTGAACCCACAAGCCTTCACACGCGATTACTGGGTAATGCTGGGAGTCAGCGTACTTTTGAGCGTTCTTTGTCTTCGCCAGAAACGGCGCATCGGTCAGGGTGCGGGCGCATTACTCGTCTGTGCGTTTATTGCGTACCTTTCGGTGCTGTTCTTGTTCTCATAGCCAGAGCATCGGCAACGCAGGATGTTTTACATGTCTCAAGACCATCAAACACAGATATCCAGTCAAAAGAACCGTTTTGATTTTCAGGCCGCAGGGCGGCAGGTGTTATCAATCGAGCGTGATAGCCTCGCGCAATTAGATAGGTACATTGATGACAACTTTTCCCGCGCCTGTGAGCAAATGTTCGCCTGCCACGGTAAGGTCGTGGTGATGGGCATGGGTAAATCGGGTCATATTGGCTGTAAAATGGCCGCGACCTTTGCCAGCACCGGTACACCGGCTTTTTTTGTCCATCCCGGCGAGGCCAGTCACGGCGATCTGGGGATGATAACCCGGCAAGATATCGTGCTGGCGATTTCCAATTCTGGCGAATCCCATGAGATTCTGGCATTAATTCCGGTGCTTAAGCGCTTGCAGATATGCCTTATCTGCATGACCGGCAACCCGGACAGCACGATGGCGAAAACCGCCGACATTCATCTGTGTATCAGCGTGCCACAAGAAGCCTGCCCGCTGGGGCTGGCACCGACATCCAGCACCACCGCCACGCTGGTGATGGGGGATGCTCTGGCAGTCGCTCTGCTGCAAGCACGTGGCTTTACTGCCGAAGATTTCGCACTGTCGCACCCCGGCGGCGCACTTGGCCGCAAGCTGCTCTTGCGGGTTAACGATATTATGCACCGCGATGACGAGGTGCCTCGCGTCAATAAAGACGCCTCGCTGCGCGACGCGCTGCTGGAAATTACGCGTAAGAATCTCGGCATGACGGTGATTTGCGGCCCGGACAGTAACGGCCTTCACAACGATCATATCGAAGGTATCTTTACCGACGGGGACTTGCGCCGGGTCTTTGATATGAACATCAATTTGAACAATGCGCGTATTACTGATGTGATGACCCGTGGCGGCATTCGTGTCACACCGCAAATGTTGGCTGTCGATGCGCTCAATGTGATGCAATCGCGCCACATTACTTCATTGCTGGTGGCAGAGAACGATCGGCTGTTGGGAATTGTTCACATGCACGATATGCTGCGTGCCGGCGTGGTATAACCCGGCAACAGCGCTGCATAAAAGAATTAAAAATCAAGGATATGTAAATGAGTGAAATCCGTGCGCAAACTGAGACGTGCTACGGCCCCGTCGATACCGAGGTGATGCTCCGCGCCCGGGATATCCGTCTGTTAATTTGCGATGTTGACGGCGTGCTTTCTGACGGTTTGATTTATATGGGCAATCAGGGCGAAGAACTCAAGGCGTTTAACGTACGAGACGGTTACGGTCTGCGTTGTCTGCTCACCTCAGACATCGACGTTGCCATTATTACTGGCCGCTCGTCGCAGTTATTGATTGATCGCTGCCAGACACTGGGCATCCAGCATCTTTATCAGGGACAGTCCGATAAGCTTTTGGCCTTCCGCGAGCTGTTAGATACACTGTCGCTTACTGCCAATCAGGTCGCCTATATCGGTGATGACTTGATTGACTGGCCGGTGATGGCGGAAGTCGGGCTGAGTGTCGCGGTGGCCGATGCACACCCGCTGCTGCTGCCACGGGCTCACTATGTCACACGCATTGCCGGTGGCCGGGGTGCGGTAAGGGAGATTTGCGATCTTATCCTGCTGGCGCAGGATAAGCTGGCGTTCGCCAAAGGGCTATCAATATGAGTAAGACTAAAGTCTGGCTGACCTTATTACTGGCATTGATTGCGCTGGTGTTGCTCGGCTTAAACCTGACCAGCACACGCGAGGCAGGCAGCCAGAGCGTCGGGCAAAGCAATGAACCGACCTACACCATGCAAAAAAACATCACCGTGGTGTATGACCCTACGGGAAAACTGAGTTACAAACTGATAGCCGATAACGCCGATCACTATGGCGTCGAACAGGTGAGCTGGTTTAGCCAGCCGGTAGCCACCATGTTTAATGAACAGGCGGTAGCGACCTGGTCTGTCCGTGCCGATCGCGCCAAATTGACGAAAGATCGTATGCTTTATCTGTATGGGCATGTGGAGGTCAACAGCCTGACTAACGATTCGCAGCTAGAACGAATCAAAACGGACAATGCGCAGATAAATCTGATAACGCAGGACGTGACATCGGATGATGAAGTCACCCTGTACGGTGTCAACTTTACCTCTAACGGGCTGAAAATGCGTGGGAATCTGCGCAGTAAAACCGCTGAGTTGATCGATAAGGTAAAATCCTATTATGAAATTCAACCTAAAAATTAATGCGCTGCGTAGCACGCTTCTTGCCAGCTCACTGTTCGCCGTCAGTATTCCGGCACTGGCATTAACCGGGGATACGGAACAACCGATTAACATTACCTCCGACCAGCAGGCGCTGGACATGCAGGGTAATGTGGTGACATTTACCGGCAACGTTATCGTGACGCAGGGCTCAATCAAAGCGCAGGCCGATAAAGTGGTTATCACACGCCCCAACGGTCAACAGGGCCATGAGGTCATCGAGGGCTATGGCAACCCGGCGACCTTCTACCAGATGCAGGACAACGGTAAGGCCGTCAAAGGCCACTCACTGAAAATCCGCTACGAGATGGATAAGCAACTGGTGATTCTGACCGGTGATGCCTATCTGGAACAGCTCGATAGCAATGTTAAAGGCGACCGCATCACCTATCTGGTACAACAGCAACAGATGGAAGCGTTTAGCGATAAAGGCAAGCGAGTCACCACGGTATTGGTGCCAAACCAGCTACAGGATAAAGGCAACCAGAACGGTGCCAAACCCGCAGCAGGCAATGCGGCCAAGCCCTCCAAACAACCGTCAGTAGCGCACTAACTCATGGCAACATTAATCGCTGAAAGCCTGGCCAAGGCGTATAAAGGCCGCAAAGTGGTGGAAAACGTCAGCCTGACGGTGAATTCAGGCGAAATCGTTGGTTTATTGGGGCCAAATGGTGCCGGTAAAACCACCACGTTTTATATGGTTGTGGGCATTGTGCCCCGTGATGAAGGGCGAATCATCATCGATGATGACGATATTAGCCTGCTCCCGCTGCACGAACGGGCCCGTCGCGGTATCGGTTATCTGCCGCAGGAAGCCTCGATTTTCCGCCGTCTTAGCGTGTACGACAATCTGATGGCGGTGCTGGAGATAAGAAAAGATCTCACGCATGAGCAACAGCAGGATCGCGCTAACGAGCTGATGGAAGAGTTTCATATCAGCCATTTGCGCGACAACCTCGGTCAGTCACTGTCCGGCGGTGAACGTCGCCGGGTGGAAATTGCCCGTGCGCTGGCGGCTAACCCGAAATTTATTCTGCTCGATGAACCCTTTGCCGGGGTTGACCCGATTTCGGTTATCGACATCAAAAAAATCATCGAACATCTGCGTGACAGCGGGCTTGGCGTGTTGATTACCGACCACAATGTCCGTGAAACGCTGGATGTCTGCGAACGTGCTTATATCGTCAGTCAAGGTCAGCTTATTGCCCACGGCGCGCCGATGGATATACTGGCGAATGAGCAGGTTAAACGCGTCTATCTGGGCGAAGACTTCCGACTCTGATAACGTCATGTGTTAGGTTGATTATTCAATTCAATTGATCGTTCAAAAGGAAGTTAGCGCACGCTATGAAGCAAGGTTTGCAACTCAGGCTTAGTCAGCAACTGGCAATGACACCGCAGCTACAGCAAGCCATCAGGCTGCTGCAACTGTCCACGCTTGAACTCCAGCAAGAAATTCAACAGGCGCTGGAAAGCAATCCATTGCTGGAGCAAGCAGACATCCATGACGAGATAGAAACCCGCGAGAGCAGCGAAACCGAAGCCCTGGATACACGGGAAGCGCTGGAACAAAAGGAGATGCCAGAAGAGTTGCCGCTGGATGCAGCGTGGGATGAAATCTACACCGCTGGCACGCCGTCTGGCACCAGCACCGATTATCGCGATGACGAGTTACCGGTTTATCAAGGTGAAACCACCCAGACGCTACAGGATTATCTGATGTGGCAAGTGGAGCTGACGCCGTTTTCTGACACCGACGCCGCCATCGCGACCTCGATTGTCGATGCGGTAGATAACACCGGTTATCTGACCGTATCGCTGGAAGATATCCGCGATAGCATCGGCGATGACGACGTGACGATGGAAGAAGTGGAAGCCGTGCTAAAGCGCGTGCAGCGTTTCGACCCGGTTGGCGTTGCCGCCCGAGATTTACGCGAATGTTTGCTGGTACAGCTGTCGCAATTTAACAGCGCCACACCACGCCTTGCCGAAGCTAAACTTATCGTCAGCGATTACCTCGATTTGCTGGCTAATCACGACTTTCGCGCGCTGATCCGCTCCAGTCGGCTCAAAGAAGAGGTGCTAAAAGAAGCCCTGGCGCTGATTCAATCACTGGACCCACGCCCGGGGCAGTCGATTCATACCGGCGAGTCGGAATACGTGATTCCTGATGTGTTGGTGCGCAAAGCGCAAGGCCACTGGACGGTAGAGCTCAACACCGACAGCGTGCCGCGTTTGCAAATCAACCAACAATACGCCGCGCTTGGCAATAGCGCGCGTAATGACAGCGACGGCCAATTTATTCGCAGCCATTTGCAAGAAGCGCGCTGGCTGATTAAAAGCCTGGAGAGCCGCAACGATACCCTGCTTAAAGTGACCCGCTGTATAGTAGAACAGCAGCAAGCGTTCTTCGAACAGGGTGAAGAATTTATGCGGCCAATGGTACTGGCGGATATCGCTCAGGCCGTTGATATGCATGAATCAACGATTTCCCGCGTGACCACCCAGAAATTTTTGCACAGCCCACGCGGTATTTTTGAGCTGAAGTATTTCTTTTCCAGTCATGTGAACACCGACAGTGGCGGTGAGGCGTCATCCACAGCCATTCGGGCACTGGTCAAGAAACTGATTGCAGCGGAGAATCCCGCGAAACCGCTGAGTGACAGCAAGCTGACATCAATGCTTTCCGAACAGGGGATCATTGTCGCCCGCCGTACTGTTGCCAAGTATCGAGAGTCTTTATCTATCCCGCCGTCAAACCAGCGCAAACAGTTGGTTTGACCCCTACATGAGAAGGAAGACGATATGCAGCTTAACATTACCGGACACCACGTTGAGATAACCGATGCTCTGCGCGAATTTGTCACCGCAAAGTTTGCCAAACTTGAGCAATACTTTGATCGTATCAATCAGGTGCATGTGGTATTGAAAGTGGAAAGGATCCTGCACATTGCAGACGCCACTTTACATGTGAATGGTGGAGAGCTGCATGCCACGTCGGAAGCGGATGATATGTATGCCGCCATCGATCTGTTGATCGATAAGCTGGCGAGACAGTTAAATAAACATAAGGATAAACTGAAACAGCACTGATGTTGCCTGTTTCAGGTGCAGGGAGCACTCCGGCCTGCCGCATTTGCAGGCCGGATACCCGAAGGCAACCGTGTCGTTAAGTGAATGTATCATGAACAACGAGTCCGTTATGCAACTCAGCGCCGTGCTCCGTAAAGAGTGCACTCGTAGCGCCGTACACTGCCAAAGTAAAAAGCGCGCGCTGGAAATCATCAGCGAACTGGCTGCCAGACAGCTCAACCTGCCACCGCAAATGGTATTTGAAGCCATACTGACGCGCGAACGCATGGGCAGTACCGGGATTGGATGCGGTATCGCTATTCCTCACGGCAAACTGGAAGATGAAAACACGCTTGGGGCGGTCGGCGTTTTTATTCAGCTAGAGCAGCCTATCGCGTTTGACGCTATCGATAATCAGCCGGTCGATTTGCTTTTTGCCTTGCTGGTTCCAGCCGAACAATGTAAAACCCATTTGCATACCTTATCGCTGGTTGCCAAACGACTGGCGGATAAAACCGTATGCCGACGTCTGCGCGCGGCGCAAAGCGACGAAGAGCTATATCAAATCATGACGGAATCAGACTCGCAGGAATCATCCTGAGCGTTGATGGCTGCCGGTTTTGCAGCCATGCATAAGAGACAGATGACACAGGTGTGCAAATAAGCACAACCTGACAGGATGCCGGGATAACCGGGAAATAACGAAGTTAGCTAACGGCGGTGGTGATGCACTCTCACACCGCCAGGGGGAGTCGTCAGATGGTGCTGATGATTGTCAGTGGTCGTTCAGGTTCAGGAAAATCCGTCGCCCTGCGTGCACTGGAAGACATGGGGTTCTATTGTGTCGATAACCTGCCGGTGGTGCTGTTGCCAGAGCTGGCACATTCGCTGGCAGAGAGAAACATTTCTGCCGCCGTCAGTATTGATGTGCGCAACATGCCGGAAAGCCCGGATGTGCTGGAGCACGCGCTGACGCGCTTGCCGCAAAGTTTTTCGCCCCAATTGCTGTTCCTTGACGCCGATCGCAATACGTTAATCCGTCGCTACAGCGACACGCGTCGTCTGCACCCGCTATCTAGCAAGAACCTGTCGCTGGAAAGCGCGATTGACGAAGAGAGCGATTTGCTCGAGCCGCTGCGCTCACGCGCTGACCTTATCATCGACACCTCAGAAATGTCGGTGCATGAGCTGGCCGAAATGCTGCGCACCCGGTTACTGGGCAAGCGCGAGCGCGAATTGACGATGGTGTTTGAATCATTCGGCTACAAACACGGCATCCCGATTGATGCCGACTACGTGTTTGACGTGCGCTTTTTGCCTAACCCGCACTGGGACCCGAAACTGCGCCCGATGACCGGGCTGGATAAACCGGTTGCGGCGTTTCTTGACCGGCATACCGAAGTTCACAATTTCATCTACCAGACGCGCAGCTATCTGGAACTGTGGCTGCCGATGCTCGAAACCAACAACCGCAGCTATCTGACCGTTGCCATTGGTTGCACCGGCGGCAAACATCGCTCGGTGTACATTGCCGAACAGCTGGCAGACTACTTCCGCTCCCGTGGCAAAAACGTGCAGTCGCGCCACCGCACACTGGAAAAACGTAAATCATGACAGTCAGGCAAACCGTCGAAGTGAAAAATCGGCTGGGGATGCACGCCCGCCCGGCGATGAAACTGTTTGAGCTGGTACAAAGCTTTGATGCCGAAGTGTTATTGCGCAACGACAGCGGCACAGAGGCCGACGCCAGCAGCGTCATCGCCATGCTGATGCTCGACTCAGCCAAGGGCCGACATATCGAAATTGAAGTCACTGGCCCGGATGAACAGCAAGCGCTGGCGGCGATCATCACGCTATTTGAGGCGGGTTTCGACGAAGATTAATCTCCTCTCCTCGCCTGATGCCAGCAGTCTCTGCTCTGTACATGCGGCATCATGACCTTTTTCTGTGGCAACACGGCATTATCCGTTTATTATTCTCCTTTTACCCCTCGGCGCGTTTCACGCGCAGACGGGTATTTGCTTGCCATCATCCTCTGGAGAACAATATGGATAAACCACACCTGACGATCGGTGAACTGGACGCAGAGCGTCTTGATACACTGTTAGCTCACCCTCAATTTGCTGATACGGAGGTCGCGCAGGCTCTCGGTGAAGAACTGGATAGAGCGGAGATAGTCGAGCCCGTCGCTATTCCGGCTGATGTTGTCACCATGAACAGCCGGGTGCGCTTTCGCGACGTGCTGACAGGCGAAGAGCACACCCGCACGCTGGTCTATCCGGCAGGGCTCAAAGACAGCCGGGAGCAAATCTCCGTCATGGCTCCGTTAGGCGCTGCGCTGCTGGGGATGCACCTTGGCAACAGCATCGCCTGGCCATTGCCGAATGGCGAGAGTACGCGTATCGAAGTATTAGAACTGCTCTATCAGCCTGAAGCGGCGGGCGAGTACCATCGCTAACCCGCCACAATACCGGTTTGCCCGCACGGTGCGGGTAAACCGGCGCGCAGCATCACACTCCGGCAATCTTCATTGAAGGCAGCAGCACCGAGCCACACTGAATATTGCTGCGCGTTTCAATATCATCACCGATCGTGACCATATCACGCAGCATGTCTTTCAGGTTTCCGGCAATGGTAATTTCACTCACCGGATACTGAATCACGCCGTTTTCTACCCAGAAACCGGACGCGCCGCGCGAGTAATCCCCCGTCACCGCGCTGACACCTTGCCCCATCAGGCTTGTCACCAGCAGGCCGGTGCCCATCTCTTTGAGCATCGCCTCGAAATCCAGCCCGCGACCAGCAATACGCCAGTTATGGATCCCACCGGCGTGACCGGTACTTTTCATACCCAGTTTCCGCGCCGAATAGCTGGTCATCAGCCAGGTTTGCAGCACGCCGTCTTTGACGATATCGCGTGCCTCGGTGCGCACCCCTTCACTGTCAAACGGCGTGGAAGCGAGCCCTTTGCGCAAATGCGGTAATTCCTGGATCGTCAGCCAGGATGGCAGGATCGCCTGACCCAGGCTGTCTAGCAGGAACGTGGATTTGCGATAGACGCTGCCGCCGCTGATAGCGCCAACCAAATGGCCGAACAAGCCGGTGGCCACCTCGGCGGCGAACATCACCGGTGCTTGCATTGTCG is a window from the Dickeya lacustris genome containing:
- the rapZ gene encoding RNase adapter RapZ, giving the protein MVLMIVSGRSGSGKSVALRALEDMGFYCVDNLPVVLLPELAHSLAERNISAAVSIDVRNMPESPDVLEHALTRLPQSFSPQLLFLDADRNTLIRRYSDTRRLHPLSSKNLSLESAIDEESDLLEPLRSRADLIIDTSEMSVHELAEMLRTRLLGKRERELTMVFESFGYKHGIPIDADYVFDVRFLPNPHWDPKLRPMTGLDKPVAAFLDRHTEVHNFIYQTRSYLELWLPMLETNNRSYLTVAIGCTGGKHRSVYIAEQLADYFRSRGKNVQSRHRTLEKRKS
- the npr gene encoding PTS phosphocarrier protein NPr, whose amino-acid sequence is MTVRQTVEVKNRLGMHARPAMKLFELVQSFDAEVLLRNDSGTEADASSVIAMLMLDSAKGRHIEIEVTGPDEQQALAAIITLFEAGFDED
- the lptA gene encoding lipopolysaccharide ABC transporter substrate-binding protein LptA; this translates as MKFNLKINALRSTLLASSLFAVSIPALALTGDTEQPINITSDQQALDMQGNVVTFTGNVIVTQGSIKAQADKVVITRPNGQQGHEVIEGYGNPATFYQMQDNGKAVKGHSLKIRYEMDKQLVILTGDAYLEQLDSNVKGDRITYLVQQQQMEAFSDKGKRVTTVLVPNQLQDKGNQNGAKPAAGNAAKPSKQPSVAH
- the ptsN gene encoding PTS IIA-like nitrogen regulatory protein PtsN, which produces MNNESVMQLSAVLRKECTRSAVHCQSKKRALEIISELAARQLNLPPQMVFEAILTRERMGSTGIGCGIAIPHGKLEDENTLGAVGVFIQLEQPIAFDAIDNQPVDLLFALLVPAEQCKTHLHTLSLVAKRLADKTVCRRLRAAQSDEELYQIMTESDSQESS
- the rpoN gene encoding RNA polymerase factor sigma-54, whose amino-acid sequence is MKQGLQLRLSQQLAMTPQLQQAIRLLQLSTLELQQEIQQALESNPLLEQADIHDEIETRESSETEALDTREALEQKEMPEELPLDAAWDEIYTAGTPSGTSTDYRDDELPVYQGETTQTLQDYLMWQVELTPFSDTDAAIATSIVDAVDNTGYLTVSLEDIRDSIGDDDVTMEEVEAVLKRVQRFDPVGVAARDLRECLLVQLSQFNSATPRLAEAKLIVSDYLDLLANHDFRALIRSSRLKEEVLKEALALIQSLDPRPGQSIHTGESEYVIPDVLVRKAQGHWTVELNTDSVPRLQINQQYAALGNSARNDSDGQFIRSHLQEARWLIKSLESRNDTLLKVTRCIVEQQQAFFEQGEEFMRPMVLADIAQAVDMHESTISRVTTQKFLHSPRGIFELKYFFSSHVNTDSGGEASSTAIRALVKKLIAAENPAKPLSDSKLTSMLSEQGIIVARRTVAKYRESLSIPPSNQRKQLV
- the rnk gene encoding nucleoside diphosphate kinase regulator, producing the protein MDKPHLTIGELDAERLDTLLAHPQFADTEVAQALGEELDRAEIVEPVAIPADVVTMNSRVRFRDVLTGEEHTRTLVYPAGLKDSREQISVMAPLGAALLGMHLGNSIAWPLPNGESTRIEVLELLYQPEAAGEYHR
- the hpf gene encoding ribosome hibernation promoting factor, with product MQLNITGHHVEITDALREFVTAKFAKLEQYFDRINQVHVVLKVERILHIADATLHVNGGELHATSEADDMYAAIDLLIDKLARQLNKHKDKLKQH
- the lptB gene encoding LPS export ABC transporter ATP-binding protein; this translates as MATLIAESLAKAYKGRKVVENVSLTVNSGEIVGLLGPNGAGKTTTFYMVVGIVPRDEGRIIIDDDDISLLPLHERARRGIGYLPQEASIFRRLSVYDNLMAVLEIRKDLTHEQQQDRANELMEEFHISHLRDNLGQSLSGGERRRVEIARALAANPKFILLDEPFAGVDPISVIDIKKIIEHLRDSGLGVLITDHNVRETLDVCERAYIVSQGQLIAHGAPMDILANEQVKRVYLGEDFRL